One genomic window of Salvia hispanica cultivar TCC Black 2014 unplaced genomic scaffold, UniMelb_Shisp_WGS_1.0 HiC_scaffold_561, whole genome shotgun sequence includes the following:
- the LOC125199572 gene encoding uncharacterized protein LOC125199572 — MNSNFGLDTTKPQDGSGYTLSLCIGLPIILLVVTYVSYMCKHGRDEAIGTTHDHHSMAMNGLDDSTLSSYPQITYSDAKPGDTCSMPPAICLGCCPTAPISSISPALIHGYYFIRLAPFAATRPCRGTNNEDPYDHPDK; from the exons ATGAATTCCAACTTTGGTCTAGACACCACCAAACCACAAGACGGCAGTGGATACACCCTCAGCCTTTGCATCGGGTTGCCCATCATATTGCTTGTTGTCACCTATGTCTCGTACATGTGCAAACATGGACGAGACGAGGCTATTGGAACTACCCACGACCACCACTCGATGGCCATGAACGGATTGGACGACTCAACCCTCTCCTCCTACCCGCAGATTACCTACTCGGATGCCAAGCCCGGCGACACCTGCTCTATGCCACCGGCGATTTGCTTAGGCTGCTGCCCGACTGCGCCCATCTCTTCCATCTCGCCTGCGTTGATCCATGGCTACTACTTCATTCGTCTTGCCCCATTTGCCGCTACTCGCCCTTGCCG TGGAACCAACAATGAAGATCCATATGATCACCCAGACAAGTAG